One genomic segment of Bradyrhizobium prioriisuperbiae includes these proteins:
- a CDS encoding long-chain-fatty-acid--CoA ligase yields MSAIWLSSYPAGVPGKVDTTGYASLVSLFEESFQKYRDRDAYACLGKRHTYGQIDRLSRDLAAWLQGCGLKQGDRVAIMMPNLPQYPVAAAAVLRGGFIAVNVNPLYTPRELEHQLKDSGAKAIIILENFANTLADVVARSPIKHVVVAKTGDLFGFPKRSLVNYVAGKNTPTYSLPGAVWFRRALAEGARLPFVKPTIGRDDVAVLQYTGGTTGLSKGATLTHGALISAVLSSEAWVQPALKRRKMTGQATFVCALPLYHVFAFISCALLAMRIGGLNVLIPNPRDMAGMIKDLAKYKIHFFPAVNTLFNGLANHADVGKLNFSELMVSNGGGTAVQEAVARQWLKATGCPIVEGYGLSETCSGVTCNPTDSDAFTGTIGLPLPNVEIRILDDEGKELAVGEAGEIAIRAPQVMSGYWGRPDETASVMTPDGFFKSGDIGIMDSRGYIKIVDRKKDMILVSGFNVYPSEVEAVAFEHPGVLECAAIGVPDAKSGEAVMLFVVRKDPNLRSDDVMSFCKRQLAGYKMPRMVEFRDTLPKTNVGKILRRELRDEVMRAKAEIKAAS; encoded by the coding sequence ATGAGCGCAATCTGGCTTTCGAGTTATCCGGCCGGCGTGCCCGGCAAGGTCGACACCACGGGTTACGCCTCGCTGGTGTCACTGTTCGAGGAAAGCTTCCAGAAATACCGGGATCGCGACGCCTATGCCTGCCTCGGCAAGCGCCATACCTATGGCCAGATCGACCGGCTGTCGCGTGATCTCGCCGCCTGGCTGCAGGGTTGCGGGCTGAAGCAGGGCGACCGGGTCGCCATCATGATGCCGAACCTGCCGCAATATCCCGTTGCGGCCGCCGCCGTGCTGCGCGGCGGCTTTATCGCTGTGAACGTCAATCCGCTGTATACGCCGCGCGAACTCGAGCATCAGCTCAAGGATTCCGGCGCGAAGGCGATCATCATTCTGGAGAATTTCGCCAACACCCTCGCGGACGTGGTCGCGCGCTCTCCCATCAAGCACGTCGTGGTGGCCAAGACCGGCGACCTGTTCGGGTTTCCCAAGCGCAGCCTGGTCAACTATGTCGCCGGCAAGAACACCCCGACCTATTCGTTGCCGGGCGCGGTCTGGTTTCGCCGGGCGCTGGCGGAAGGCGCACGGCTGCCGTTCGTCAAGCCGACCATCGGCCGCGACGACGTCGCCGTGCTGCAATACACCGGCGGCACCACCGGCCTGTCCAAGGGCGCGACGCTGACCCACGGTGCGCTGATATCGGCGGTGCTGTCCTCGGAAGCCTGGGTGCAGCCCGCGCTGAAGCGGCGCAAGATGACCGGGCAGGCGACGTTCGTCTGCGCGCTGCCGCTCTATCACGTGTTCGCCTTCATCTCCTGCGCGCTGTTGGCGATGCGGATCGGCGGCCTCAATGTGCTGATTCCCAATCCGCGTGACATGGCCGGCATGATCAAGGATTTGGCCAAATACAAGATCCACTTCTTTCCCGCCGTGAACACCCTGTTCAATGGGCTGGCCAACCATGCCGACGTCGGCAAGCTGAATTTCTCCGAACTGATGGTGTCCAATGGCGGCGGCACCGCGGTGCAGGAGGCGGTGGCGCGGCAGTGGCTGAAGGCCACCGGCTGTCCGATCGTGGAGGGCTATGGCCTGTCGGAGACCTGTTCGGGCGTGACCTGCAATCCCACCGATTCCGATGCCTTCACCGGCACCATCGGATTGCCGCTGCCCAATGTCGAGATCAGGATTCTCGACGACGAGGGCAAGGAGCTCGCGGTCGGCGAGGCCGGCGAGATCGCCATCCGCGCGCCGCAGGTGATGTCCGGTTATTGGGGGCGCCCGGATGAGACGGCCAGCGTGATGACCCCGGACGGCTTCTTTAAGTCCGGCGACATCGGCATCATGGACAGCCGCGGTTACATCAAGATCGTCGACCGGAAGAAGGACATGATCCTGGTGTCGGGCTTCAATGTCTATCCCTCCGAGGTGGAGGCCGTCGCCTTCGAGCATCCCGGCGTGCTGGAATGCGCGGCGATCGGCGTGCCCGATGCGAAGTCCGGCGAGGCCGTGATGCTGTTCGTGGTGCGCAAGGATCCCAACCTCAGGAGCGACGACGTGATGTCGTTCTGCAAGCGCCAGCTTGCGGGATACAAAATGCCACGCATGGTCGAATTCCGCGACACCTTGCCCAAGACCAATGTCGGCAAGATCCTGCGCCGGGAGCTGCGCGACGAAGTGATGCGGGCCAAAGCCGAGATCAAGGCGGCATCCTGA
- a CDS encoding bifunctional cytochrome P450/NADPH--P450 reductase, with the protein MASQNKLGPIPHPPKKPVVGNMLSVDASAPVQDLVRMSKELGPIFWLDMMGTPMVIVSGAALVDELSDEKRFDKAVRGPLRRIRALAGDGLFTADTKEPNWSKAHNILMTPFGNRAMQSYHPMMVDIAEQLAKKWERLNADEEIDVVHDMTALTLDTIGLCGFDYRFNSFYRRDYHPYVAALVRSLETVMSIRGIPLEGLLLRGRKNQMGEDIAFMNKMVDEIVAERRKNAEAAAGKKDMLASMVSGVDRATGEHLDDVNIRYQINTFLIAGHETTSGLLSCAIYAMLKHPEVLRKAYEEADRVLGPDTDIRPTYQQVTQLTYITQILKEALRLWPPAPAFGLMPLQDETIGGQYKLRKGTFVTVLALALHRDPSVWGPNPDLFDPENFSREAEARRPVNAWKPFGNGQRACIGRGFAMHEAALCLGMILQRFKLVDHTGYQMLLKETLTIKPDGFKIKVRPRTDQDRTHTNVTRAAGPASAPSQPVASVRPRPGHNTPLMVLYGSNLGTAEDIAHRVADLAEVNGFATTLAPLDDFVGKLPDAGGVIIICASYNGAPPDNATQFVKWIGGDLPKDAFAKVRYAVFGCGNSDWLATYQSIPRLIDEQLAGHGATSACARGEGDARDDLDGQFETWFKQLRALAVKEFGVDTGFQREANDAPLYQVEPVATSIPNTIAGLGGAAPIKIAVNEELQSGSGGRSTRHIEVELPETMTYRVGDHLSVVPRNDPELVDRVARRFGFLSTDQIRLGVAEGRRAQLPVGQPVSVGRLLAEFVELQQVATRKQIQIMSEHTRCPMTKPKLEAMAGDDAASNELYRAEVLAKRKSVFNLLEDYPACELPFNTYLEMLSLLSPRYYSISSSPQAAGASRCSITTAVVEAPAISGRGTYKGICSNYLAGRRVGETVHATVKETKAGFRLPDDSAVPVIMIGPGTGLAPFRGFLQERAARKGQGQTLGPAMLFFGCRHPDQDFLYAKELKQFAADGVCELHVGFSRGDGPKTYVQHLIAAQKDRVWSLIEQGAIIYVCGDGGKMEPDVKAALVAIYRERKGTSDDQALRWIDDMGTHNRYVLDVWAGS; encoded by the coding sequence ATGGCGTCCCAGAACAAGCTCGGTCCGATCCCGCACCCGCCGAAAAAGCCGGTGGTCGGCAACATGCTGTCCGTCGATGCCTCCGCCCCGGTGCAGGATCTCGTCAGGATGTCAAAAGAGCTCGGGCCGATTTTCTGGCTCGACATGATGGGCACGCCGATGGTGATCGTGTCGGGCGCGGCGCTGGTCGATGAGCTCAGTGACGAGAAGCGTTTCGACAAGGCGGTGCGTGGCCCGCTGCGCCGTATCCGGGCGTTGGCCGGCGACGGCCTGTTCACGGCCGATACCAAGGAACCGAACTGGAGCAAGGCCCACAACATCCTGATGACGCCGTTCGGAAACCGGGCGATGCAGTCGTACCACCCGATGATGGTCGATATTGCAGAGCAACTGGCCAAGAAGTGGGAACGGCTGAACGCCGACGAGGAAATCGACGTCGTCCACGACATGACGGCCTTGACCCTGGATACCATCGGCCTGTGCGGCTTCGACTACCGCTTCAACTCGTTCTACCGCCGGGATTATCACCCCTACGTCGCGGCGCTGGTGCGTTCGCTGGAGACGGTGATGTCGATCCGCGGCATTCCGCTCGAAGGCCTGCTGCTGCGCGGCCGCAAGAACCAGATGGGCGAAGACATTGCCTTCATGAACAAGATGGTCGATGAGATCGTCGCCGAGCGCCGCAAGAATGCCGAGGCTGCTGCCGGCAAGAAGGACATGCTGGCCTCGATGGTCAGCGGCGTCGATCGCGCCACCGGCGAGCATCTCGACGACGTCAACATTCGCTACCAGATCAACACCTTCCTGATCGCCGGCCACGAGACCACCAGCGGCCTTTTGTCCTGCGCCATTTACGCGATGCTGAAGCATCCGGAGGTGCTGCGCAAAGCCTACGAAGAAGCCGACCGGGTGCTCGGACCCGACACCGATATCAGGCCGACTTATCAGCAGGTGACCCAACTCACCTACATCACCCAGATTCTGAAGGAAGCGCTGCGGTTGTGGCCGCCGGCACCGGCATTCGGGCTGATGCCGCTGCAGGACGAAACCATCGGCGGCCAATACAAGCTGCGCAAAGGCACCTTTGTCACGGTGCTGGCGCTGGCGCTGCACCGCGACCCCTCGGTGTGGGGCCCGAACCCTGATCTGTTCGACCCGGAGAATTTCAGCCGCGAGGCGGAAGCCAGGCGTCCGGTGAATGCCTGGAAGCCGTTCGGCAACGGCCAGCGGGCCTGCATCGGCCGCGGCTTCGCCATGCATGAAGCCGCGCTCTGTCTCGGCATGATCCTGCAGCGCTTCAAGCTGGTCGATCACACCGGCTACCAGATGTTGCTGAAGGAAACCCTGACCATCAAGCCCGACGGCTTCAAGATCAAGGTGCGGCCGCGCACCGATCAGGATCGTACCCATACCAACGTGACCCGCGCGGCCGGCCCGGCGTCGGCGCCGTCCCAGCCGGTCGCGAGCGTGCGGCCGCGGCCCGGCCACAACACGCCGCTGATGGTGCTGTACGGTTCCAATCTCGGCACCGCGGAAGACATCGCCCATCGTGTGGCCGATCTGGCCGAGGTCAACGGCTTCGCCACCACCCTGGCGCCGCTGGACGATTTTGTCGGCAAGCTGCCTGACGCAGGCGGCGTGATCATCATCTGCGCCTCCTACAATGGGGCTCCGCCCGACAACGCGACGCAGTTTGTGAAGTGGATCGGCGGCGACCTGCCGAAGGATGCGTTCGCCAAAGTGCGCTACGCCGTGTTCGGCTGCGGCAACAGCGATTGGCTTGCCACCTACCAGTCGATCCCGCGCCTGATCGACGAGCAATTGGCCGGGCATGGCGCGACCAGCGCCTGCGCGCGCGGCGAGGGCGATGCCCGCGACGATCTCGACGGCCAGTTCGAGACCTGGTTCAAGCAGCTGCGCGCGCTGGCGGTGAAGGAGTTCGGCGTCGACACCGGATTCCAGCGTGAGGCCAACGACGCGCCGCTGTACCAGGTCGAGCCGGTCGCCACTTCCATTCCCAACACCATTGCCGGCCTTGGCGGCGCTGCTCCCATCAAGATCGCCGTCAACGAGGAACTGCAGAGCGGCAGCGGTGGCCGCTCCACCCGGCATATCGAGGTGGAACTGCCCGAGACCATGACTTACCGGGTCGGCGACCATCTCAGCGTGGTGCCGCGCAACGATCCCGAACTGGTGGATCGTGTCGCGCGTCGCTTCGGCTTCCTGTCCACCGACCAGATCCGGCTCGGCGTGGCCGAAGGCCGCCGGGCGCAATTGCCTGTGGGACAGCCGGTGTCGGTCGGCCGGCTGCTCGCCGAATTCGTCGAGCTGCAGCAGGTGGCCACCCGCAAGCAGATCCAGATCATGTCCGAGCACACCCGTTGCCCGATGACCAAGCCGAAGCTGGAGGCCATGGCAGGCGACGATGCGGCGTCCAACGAGCTCTACCGCGCCGAGGTGCTGGCCAAACGCAAGTCGGTGTTCAACCTGCTCGAGGACTATCCGGCCTGCGAACTGCCGTTCAACACCTACCTCGAAATGCTGTCGCTGCTGTCGCCGCGTTATTATTCGATCTCGTCCTCGCCGCAGGCGGCCGGCGCTTCACGCTGCAGCATCACCACCGCGGTGGTCGAGGCGCCGGCGATTTCGGGGCGCGGCACCTACAAAGGCATCTGCTCGAATTATCTCGCCGGCCGCCGGGTCGGCGAAACCGTCCACGCCACGGTGAAGGAAACCAAGGCGGGCTTCCGGCTGCCGGACGACTCCGCCGTGCCTGTCATCATGATCGGGCCGGGCACGGGTCTGGCGCCGTTCCGCGGCTTCCTGCAGGAGCGCGCGGCGCGCAAGGGCCAGGGCCAAACGCTCGGGCCGGCGATGCTGTTTTTTGGCTGCCGTCATCCCGATCAGGATTTCCTCTACGCCAAGGAGCTCAAGCAATTCGCCGCCGACGGCGTTTGCGAACTGCATGTCGGCTTCTCCCGCGGCGATGGTCCCAAGACCTATGTGCAGCACCTGATCGCGGCGCAGAAGGACCGGGTCTGGAGCCTGATCGAGCAGGGCGCGATCATCTATGTCTGCGGCGACGGCGGCAAGATGGAGCCGGACGTCAAGGCGGCGCTGGTGGCGATCTATCGCGAGCGCAAGGGCACGAGCGACGACCAGGCGCTGCGCTGGATCGATGACATGGGCACGCACAATCGTTATGTGCTGGATGTGTGGGCGGGGAGCTAA
- a CDS encoding glutathione peroxidase, whose amino-acid sequence MPSVYEFTANALTGEELPLAKFQGQVLLIVNTASKCGFTPQYEGLEALHRAHAEQGFSVLGFPCNQFGQQEPGSADEIAGFCTTKYHVTFPMFAKIDVNGAQAHPLYEHLKKARPGLMGSTAVKWNFTKFLVDRHGAVVARHAPTTAPQALVSDIETLLKQPAD is encoded by the coding sequence ATGCCGAGTGTCTATGAATTCACCGCCAACGCGCTGACCGGCGAGGAATTGCCGCTGGCGAAATTCCAGGGGCAGGTGCTGCTGATCGTCAACACCGCCAGCAAATGCGGATTCACACCGCAATATGAGGGCCTCGAGGCGCTGCACCGGGCGCACGCAGAACAGGGATTTTCGGTGCTCGGGTTTCCGTGCAACCAGTTCGGCCAGCAGGAGCCGGGTTCGGCGGATGAGATCGCCGGTTTCTGCACGACCAAATACCACGTGACGTTTCCGATGTTCGCCAAGATCGATGTCAATGGCGCGCAGGCCCATCCGCTCTACGAGCATCTGAAAAAAGCGCGGCCGGGATTGATGGGCTCGACGGCGGTCAAATGGAATTTCACCAAATTCCTGGTCGACCGGCACGGCGCGGTGGTTGCGCGCCACGCGCCGACCACCGCGCCACAGGCGCTGGTCTCCGATATCGAAACGCTGCTGAAGCAGCCTGCAGACTGA
- a CDS encoding alpha/beta hydrolase — MTEMPPLQFADTNGIRMGYYDAGPKDDPIPMVLCHGWPEIAFSWRHQIKALSEAGIRVIAPDQRGYGATERPAAVEAYDLEHLTGDLVGLLDHLKIDKAIFVGHDWGGFVVWQMPLRHLARVAGVVGVNTPHTDRAPADPISLFRKRFGDQMYIVQFQDPAREPDRIFESRIDAAFDFFMRKPPPMRSPPPASAPPAEAPTAGVGAPPKANLAFPQMVAGYDATKDPRTPILTPEEKQVFVDTFTKSGFTGGINWYRNMSRNWERSVGMDHTVRVPSLMIMAENDMVLPPSAADGMEKIVPDLEKYLVRNSGHWTQQEQPEEVSAKLIEWRRRRFG, encoded by the coding sequence ATGACAGAGATGCCGCCGCTGCAGTTCGCCGACACCAACGGCATCCGCATGGGGTATTACGACGCCGGACCGAAGGACGATCCCATCCCCATGGTGCTCTGCCATGGCTGGCCGGAGATCGCGTTTTCCTGGCGGCACCAGATCAAGGCGCTGAGCGAGGCGGGTATCCGCGTCATCGCGCCGGACCAGCGCGGGTATGGCGCGACGGAACGCCCAGCTGCTGTCGAAGCCTACGATCTCGAGCACCTGACCGGCGATCTTGTCGGCCTGCTCGATCATCTGAAAATCGACAAGGCGATCTTCGTCGGCCATGATTGGGGTGGCTTCGTGGTGTGGCAGATGCCGCTGCGGCATCTTGCGCGGGTGGCCGGCGTGGTCGGTGTCAACACCCCGCACACCGACCGGGCGCCGGCCGATCCGATTTCGCTGTTTCGCAAGCGGTTCGGCGACCAGATGTATATCGTTCAATTCCAGGATCCCGCCCGCGAGCCCGACCGGATCTTCGAAAGCCGGATCGACGCGGCCTTCGATTTCTTCATGCGCAAGCCGCCGCCGATGCGCAGTCCGCCGCCGGCAAGCGCGCCGCCGGCGGAAGCGCCGACCGCCGGTGTTGGCGCGCCGCCAAAAGCCAATCTGGCGTTCCCGCAGATGGTCGCCGGCTACGATGCGACCAAGGATCCGCGGACGCCGATCCTGACGCCCGAGGAGAAGCAGGTGTTCGTCGATACCTTCACCAAAAGCGGCTTCACCGGTGGCATCAACTGGTATCGCAACATGAGCCGGAACTGGGAGCGCTCCGTCGGGATGGACCATACGGTGCGGGTGCCGTCGCTGATGATTATGGCGGAAAACGACATGGTGCTGCCGCCGTCCGCCGCCGACGGCATGGAAAAGATCGTTCCCGATCTGGAAAAGTACCTGGTGCGCAACAGCGGCCACTGGACCCAGCAGGAGCAACCCGAGGAGGTCAGCGCCAAGCTGATCGAGTGGCGTCGGCGCCGTTTTGGCTAG
- a CDS encoding SDR family oxidoreductase: protein MKIDDLFSVRGKIALVTGGSRGLGEMIARAYVENGAKVYITARKADACDALAKELSAHGECFSIPADLSKMEEIERLASELEKREKRLDILVNNAGASWGASFAEFPEAGWDKVMDLNVKSVFFLTQRLLQLLEAAGLPEFYARVINIGSIEGIRTSHLETYSYAASKAGVNHLTRIMAKFLAPKHIAVNGIAPGYFPSKMTAGISDEGNRETLAGTPLKRMGEPDDMAGIALYLASRASAFVCGAVIPVDGGLATTA, encoded by the coding sequence ATGAAGATCGACGATCTGTTTTCGGTGCGCGGCAAGATCGCGCTGGTCACCGGCGGCAGCCGCGGCCTCGGCGAGATGATCGCGCGCGCCTATGTCGAGAATGGCGCCAAGGTTTACATCACCGCGCGCAAGGCGGATGCCTGTGATGCGCTGGCCAAGGAGCTGTCGGCCCATGGCGAGTGTTTCTCGATTCCGGCGGATCTGTCGAAGATGGAGGAGATCGAGCGCTTGGCGTCGGAACTGGAGAAGCGCGAAAAGCGTCTCGACATTCTGGTCAACAACGCCGGCGCCAGTTGGGGCGCGAGCTTTGCCGAATTTCCCGAAGCCGGTTGGGACAAGGTGATGGACCTCAACGTCAAGTCCGTGTTTTTCCTGACCCAGCGCTTGCTACAGCTGCTGGAAGCCGCGGGCTTGCCGGAGTTCTATGCACGCGTGATCAACATCGGCTCGATCGAAGGCATCCGCACCTCGCATCTGGAGACGTATTCCTACGCCGCCTCCAAGGCCGGCGTGAATCACCTGACGCGGATCATGGCGAAATTCCTCGCGCCCAAGCACATCGCGGTCAACGGTATTGCGCCCGGCTACTTCCCCTCGAAGATGACCGCCGGCATCAGCGATGAGGGCAATCGCGAGACGCTGGCGGGCACGCCGCTGAAGCGGATGGGCGAGCCTGACGACATGGCTGGCATCGCGCTTTACCTCGCATCGCGCGCCAGCGCCTTTGTCTGCGGTGCAGTGATCCCGGTCGATGGTGGGCTCGCGACCACTGCGTGA
- a CDS encoding TetR/AcrR family transcriptional regulator has product MRQPRPANPEPSKAGLPKSAPDKPRGLRKLPTQARSRARVDAILKATGALLGEVGYDGLTTNLIAERADVPVGSIYQFFDGKDDIVAALVEQFQERLRALVSGQLDAASLKRDRTEFITALVDGIAGIQAEASAFVCVFSRSQSNDRFDGLARDLRHTLTHHLDRVVGEAFPRLPSAERSRMLAAWSAITGAMIANLDRSRPGERRKLLDELIVVLSAYLDAKLAAV; this is encoded by the coding sequence ATGCGCCAACCGAGACCCGCAAACCCAGAGCCTTCGAAAGCCGGGCTGCCGAAATCCGCACCCGACAAGCCGCGCGGGCTGCGCAAGCTGCCGACCCAGGCGCGCAGCCGCGCGCGGGTCGACGCCATTCTCAAGGCGACCGGCGCGCTGCTGGGCGAGGTCGGTTATGATGGTCTTACGACCAACCTGATCGCGGAGCGCGCGGACGTTCCGGTCGGCTCGATCTATCAGTTTTTCGACGGCAAGGATGATATCGTCGCCGCACTGGTCGAGCAGTTCCAGGAGCGCCTTCGCGCACTGGTGAGCGGGCAACTCGATGCGGCCAGCCTGAAGCGGGATCGCACTGAATTCATCACAGCGCTTGTGGACGGCATTGCCGGCATCCAGGCCGAGGCCTCGGCGTTCGTGTGCGTGTTCTCGCGCAGCCAGTCCAACGACCGCTTCGACGGCCTGGCGCGGGATCTGCGCCACACCCTCACCCACCATCTCGATCGCGTGGTCGGCGAGGCATTTCCGCGACTGCCCTCAGCGGAACGCAGCCGCATGCTGGCGGCGTGGTCGGCGATCACCGGCGCGATGATCGCGAACCTCGATCGCAGCAGGCCCGGCGAGCGGCGCAAGCTGCTCGACGAGTTGATCGTGGTGCTGTCGGCTTATCTCGACGCCAAGCTGGCGGCGGTTTAG
- a CDS encoding wax ester/triacylglycerol synthase family O-acyltransferase codes for MSGIGKKLSSLDASFLYLETPEMPMHVGSMAIFKLKEGYEGSFFEDFKAMIAERLHIAPILKSRLAKTPLDIDHPSWVEDDQFDIDRHIFRASLPAPHDRATLERIVGWMHAKLLNRARPLWEFYVFEGMANNEVGLYSKMHHAAIDGGAGAALTAIIYDATPVPRKIPQAPPQAKPEREARDIAADFIDSYQQIWRQPFDMSAGIKSLDLPRTGKSDLGSVLFDNAMMQIETAVKFAGGIPTVLKSVSEMVTKVADPKARESISSMISPSTILNKSISSERSFAAVSVSLSESKAVAKQAGGKLNDVVLALSSGVLRRYLSERNALPTRSLTAGVPISLREEGNADANNQVFGMVCSIATNVADPKERLQTIIGESTKSKEMSHPLRALVPQMSNVSMLGSPILVQVLALLYSRSNLSDVLPPTANVTISNVPGPRQTLYAVGAELLNIFPVSISAHGLALNITVQSYRDQLDFGFIAGANIIPHVQELADMLPRELELLVKAYAQPAPVQSAAN; via the coding sequence ATGAGCGGCATCGGCAAGAAGCTGTCTTCTCTCGACGCATCCTTTCTCTATCTCGAAACCCCCGAAATGCCCATGCATGTCGGGAGCATGGCGATCTTCAAACTCAAGGAGGGCTATGAGGGCAGTTTCTTCGAGGACTTCAAGGCGATGATCGCGGAGCGGCTGCATATCGCGCCGATCCTGAAGTCGCGCCTCGCCAAGACGCCGCTCGACATCGATCATCCGAGCTGGGTCGAAGACGACCAGTTCGATATCGACCGCCACATCTTCCGCGCCAGCCTGCCGGCGCCGCACGATCGCGCCACTCTCGAGCGCATCGTCGGCTGGATGCATGCCAAGCTGTTGAACCGGGCCCGCCCGCTGTGGGAATTCTACGTGTTCGAGGGCATGGCCAACAACGAGGTCGGGCTCTATTCCAAGATGCACCATGCCGCGATTGACGGCGGCGCGGGCGCGGCGCTGACCGCCATCATCTATGATGCGACCCCGGTGCCGCGGAAGATTCCGCAGGCGCCGCCGCAGGCCAAGCCCGAGCGCGAGGCGCGCGACATCGCCGCCGACTTCATCGATTCCTATCAGCAGATCTGGCGGCAGCCGTTCGATATGTCGGCCGGGATCAAGTCCCTCGATCTGCCGCGCACCGGCAAGAGCGATCTGGGATCGGTACTGTTCGACAATGCGATGATGCAGATCGAAACTGCGGTCAAGTTCGCGGGCGGCATCCCGACCGTGCTCAAGAGCGTGTCGGAGATGGTCACCAAGGTGGCGGATCCGAAGGCGCGCGAGAGCATTTCCAGCATGATCTCGCCCTCCACCATCCTCAACAAGTCGATCTCCTCGGAGCGCAGCTTCGCCGCAGTGTCAGTATCGCTGTCGGAATCCAAGGCGGTCGCCAAGCAGGCGGGCGGCAAGCTGAACGACGTGGTGCTGGCGCTGTCCAGCGGCGTGCTGCGCCGTTATCTCAGCGAGCGCAACGCGCTACCGACCCGCTCGCTCACCGCCGGCGTGCCGATCTCGCTGCGTGAAGAGGGCAATGCCGACGCCAACAACCAGGTGTTCGGCATGGTGTGCTCGATCGCCACCAATGTTGCCGATCCCAAGGAGCGGCTGCAGACCATCATCGGCGAATCGACCAAGTCCAAGGAGATGTCGCATCCGCTGCGCGCCCTGGTGCCGCAGATGTCGAACGTCTCGATGCTGGGCTCGCCGATCCTGGTGCAGGTGCTGGCGCTGCTCTACAGCCGCTCCAACCTCTCCGACGTGCTGCCGCCGACCGCCAATGTGACGATCTCCAACGTTCCGGGACCGCGGCAAACGCTTTATGCGGTGGGCGCGGAGCTGCTGAACATCTTCCCGGTGTCGATCTCGGCCCATGGCCTGGCACTGAATATCACCGTGCAGAGCTACCGCGATCAGCTCGACTTCGGCTTCATCGCCGGGGCGAACATCATTCCCCATGTGCAGGAGCTCGCCGACATGCTGCCGCGCGAACTGGAGCTGCTGGTCAAGGCCTATGCCCAGCCAGCGCCGGTCCAGAGCGCGGCGAATTGA
- a CDS encoding alpha/beta hydrolase produces MAFASVNELELAYDERGPKSGPAILLIMGLGTQMIAWPESFCNQLASAGFRVIRFDNRDIGLSTKIEDAPKIRLAALLFNALIGRKIKAPYTLEDMAGDAVGLLDALDIDKAHIVGASMGGMIAQIVAARYPERTLSLTSIMSSSGDPKLPRSKPKVNAVMFGRRPKPDDREQLVRFGMKMFRTIGSPGYPTPPDVLRQKVEASIARSYYPAGTVRQFAAIIANGSRVDMLKTIKAPTLVVHGSDDPLVPVEAGIDTADHIAGSRLELIPGMGHDFPAELMPKLATDIVAHCRAADRAMTSVPNSKFAPFAAPQNELRIR; encoded by the coding sequence ATGGCATTCGCTTCAGTCAACGAACTCGAACTGGCTTATGACGAGCGCGGCCCCAAGTCCGGGCCTGCGATCCTGCTGATCATGGGGCTCGGCACCCAGATGATCGCGTGGCCGGAAAGCTTCTGTAATCAGCTGGCCTCCGCCGGCTTCCGCGTCATCCGTTTTGATAACCGCGACATCGGCCTCTCGACCAAGATCGAGGACGCGCCGAAGATCCGGCTGGCCGCTCTTCTGTTCAACGCTCTCATCGGTCGCAAGATCAAGGCGCCTTACACGCTTGAAGACATGGCGGGGGATGCGGTCGGTCTGCTTGATGCGCTCGACATCGACAAGGCGCATATCGTCGGCGCATCGATGGGCGGCATGATCGCCCAGATCGTTGCCGCGCGTTATCCCGAGCGCACGCTGAGCCTGACCTCGATCATGTCGTCGAGCGGCGATCCGAAATTGCCGCGCTCCAAGCCGAAGGTAAACGCCGTGATGTTCGGACGGCGGCCGAAGCCGGACGATCGCGAGCAGCTGGTTCGCTTTGGCATGAAGATGTTCCGCACCATCGGCAGCCCCGGTTATCCGACGCCGCCGGATGTGCTGCGCCAGAAGGTCGAGGCCTCGATCGCGCGCTCTTATTATCCCGCCGGCACGGTCCGCCAGTTCGCCGCCATCATCGCCAACGGCAGCCGGGTCGACATGCTCAAGACCATCAAGGCCCCGACACTGGTGGTGCACGGCTCCGACGATCCGCTGGTGCCGGTCGAAGCGGGGATCGATACCGCTGATCATATCGCGGGCTCGCGGCTTGAGCTCATTCCCGGCATGGGTCATGATTTCCCCGCCGAACTGATGCCGAAGCTCGCCACCGATATCGTCGCGCACTGCCGTGCCGCCGATCGGGCGATGACCAGTGTCCCGAATTCGAAGTTCGCACCATTTGCCGCACCCCAGAACGAACTTCGAATTCGATAA